The Thermotoga maritima MSB8 region GCCTGGGGATTCCTCTTGTACACCATGACTTTTCTTCTATTCTTCTCATCGTGTGCTCTATGGTATTTGAAAACGATGAAATCTTTCGTGAGGGCTGCGATTTCTATCTTCCCTGTTCTGTGAGACATAACGTATCTGACCCGCTTGGCGACACCAGATATGTTCGAAATCGCTTTCGTGAAGATCTCGTAACCCTCTTCAATCGGAACGGCGAATTTCCTGTTTCCAGAAACAGGCCTGTTCTGGAACACGTAGTAGGGAGTCACTCCAACAAAGGAAAGTCTGTCCAGAAGCTCACCGAGCACTTCAGGATCGTCGTTTATTCCCCTCAGAAGAGGAGTCTGATTGCAAAGCACCGCTCCTGCGTCTTTCAAAAGATTCACCGCTTCTATCGCTTCCCTGGTCAGTTCCCGGGGGTGGTTGAACTGTGTCATCACGTATATCTTCTTCTCTTTTGTGCTGTACTTTCTGATCATCTTCAACAGATCCGGATCGTCTATTATTCTGTAAGGGTTAAACGCTGGTATCTTGCTACCTATTCTGATAATTTGAACGTGATCTATCTCTCTCAAGGAACTCACTATCTTTTCCAGCTTTTCTGTCGATAAAAGCAGCGGATCTCCTCCCGTGAGCAAAACGTTCGTTATCTCTTTGTGAGTGCGGATGTAATCGAGTTGAGGTGTGATGTCTCGTATGACTTCGGCTCCAACGTTTATGAAGAGTCTCTTCCTGAAACAAAATCTGCAAAATCCACCACAAACATCGTTCACAAGAAAGAGGGCCGTGTCCGGGTATTTGTGCTGAAGTCCCTTCGCAACGGTGTAAGATTTTTCGTTAGAAGCATCCAGCGTTCCCCATTCTTCCAGCTCGTCCTCCTCGGGTACTATGATCTTCCTGATAGGGTCATCAGGGTCTGACCAGTCTATGAGACTCAAGTAATAAGAGTTGGCTCTGAATCGGTACTTTTCCTCTACCCTCTTCAACCTCTCTCTTTCTTCAGGAGACAATTGTTCCACCTGTGTTATGCTGGTGTAGTATTTCACCTTCAATCGAATCACCTCCTGATTTTTGTTTTAACAAAGTTATATTTTCTAAAATAAACCCCTTAAAAAAATCGAAGAACTCAGCTTCGACGAATACGACATCTGCCATCCATTTTCATTATACCATAATACGGTATAATCGGAGAGCACGATGAATACTGAGAAATATATCATCAGTACAATGTTTGAATGATATCTTGAAATCAGCGACTGTGTGTAGTACAATATAACTTGCAAATGCTTTGCATTTGCAGGTGAGAGTATGAGGATGACAAAAAACAGGGAAGCCGTTTTTGAGATAATCGAATCTTCCAGAGTCCCTCTCACTGCCGAGGAGATACATCGAAAACTGGATGTGAACCTCTCCACGGTCTACAGGGCATTGAAGTTTTTAGAGGAAAGAAACCTCGTGGGTTCTTTCAGTGTGGGTGGCCCGAGATACTTCTTCAAGAAGAAAAGACACTATCACTTTTTGATCTGTGAGAAATGCGGGAAGCTCTTTCCTTTCGAAGAATGCGTGGATGAATTTCTTGAAAAACTCCAGAAAAAGTACGATTTTTCTGAAGAAAGTCATCTGTTTTTGATTCACGGAATCTGTAAGG contains the following coding sequences:
- a CDS encoding Fur family transcriptional regulator, with protein sequence MRMTKNREAVFEIIESSRVPLTAEEIHRKLDVNLSTVYRALKFLEERNLVGSFSVGGPRYFFKKKRHYHFLICEKCGKLFPFEECVDEFLEKLQKKYDFSEESHLFLIHGICKECKKEVEK
- a CDS encoding KamA family radical SAM protein, whose amino-acid sequence is MKVKYYTSITQVEQLSPEERERLKRVEEKYRFRANSYYLSLIDWSDPDDPIRKIIVPEEDELEEWGTLDASNEKSYTVAKGLQHKYPDTALFLVNDVCGGFCRFCFRKRLFINVGAEVIRDITPQLDYIRTHKEITNVLLTGGDPLLLSTEKLEKIVSSLREIDHVQIIRIGSKIPAFNPYRIIDDPDLLKMIRKYSTKEKKIYVMTQFNHPRELTREAIEAVNLLKDAGAVLCNQTPLLRGINDDPEVLGELLDRLSFVGVTPYYVFQNRPVSGNRKFAVPIEEGYEIFTKAISNISGVAKRVRYVMSHRTGKIEIAALTKDFIVFKYHRAHDEKNRRKVMVYKRNPQALWFDDYSELLEEYTV